The following are encoded together in the Bradyrhizobium sp. CCGUVB1N3 genome:
- a CDS encoding AMP-binding protein yields the protein MRKQTAWFSDHESVPLLLERCARDRSDHVFCRQGAEFTTCAALNCRVNRAAHGFSELGVGKGTHVAVMLGHHLDHITIFFALMKLGAVQVPINVNLRGPGLAYIIDHSAPELLVADGDYAENLDPILAERPSIRQLWRDRAPADRRAFASIGTILSHPNDANPGLDVRDDDLRTILYTSGTTGPAKGVEMTDRMLRAAALGSIWIGNIQPGSVLHFWDPIYHVFGSEVLVLSLMVPVTLALVPRFSASRFWDEVREYGATHIHFVGGVLQLLLKQPPTEKDRDHGARTAWGGGCPVGIWREFEDRFGIEIREGYGMTETSSFSVINTEGKVGAIGKAVDYFEVEIVDENGALTALREVGEIRVAENERGVMVARYHKDPETTGKTIRDGWLYTGDIAYRDEGGFIFFLGRKKDSLRRRGENISAWEVERVINDHPSVEESALIGVTNELADEDLKLFVKMKPGQELTAAELLRWCEPRLASFQIPRFVAFVDEFRKTPTQRIQKQFLSKAIDDGCFDRERIIAANT from the coding sequence ATGCGCAAGCAGACCGCTTGGTTTTCCGACCATGAAAGCGTGCCGCTTCTTCTCGAGCGTTGCGCGCGGGATCGGTCGGACCACGTGTTTTGTCGGCAAGGCGCCGAATTCACCACGTGTGCGGCCCTCAACTGCCGTGTCAACCGGGCGGCGCATGGTTTTTCGGAGCTTGGTGTCGGCAAGGGTACTCACGTCGCAGTGATGCTCGGGCACCACCTTGATCACATCACCATCTTCTTCGCGCTGATGAAGCTCGGCGCCGTGCAAGTGCCGATCAATGTCAATCTCAGGGGGCCGGGTCTCGCCTATATCATTGACCATTCGGCGCCCGAGCTGCTCGTCGCCGATGGCGATTATGCGGAGAATCTGGATCCTATCCTGGCCGAGCGGCCGAGCATCCGGCAGCTGTGGCGAGACCGGGCTCCGGCTGATCGGCGAGCCTTCGCCTCGATCGGCACCATCCTGTCGCACCCAAACGACGCCAATCCTGGTCTGGATGTCCGCGATGATGACCTCCGCACCATCCTCTATACCTCCGGCACCACGGGGCCTGCCAAAGGCGTGGAGATGACGGATCGTATGCTGCGTGCAGCGGCATTGGGATCGATCTGGATCGGGAATATCCAGCCGGGAAGCGTGCTTCATTTCTGGGATCCGATCTACCACGTATTTGGCAGCGAGGTGCTCGTGCTCTCGTTGATGGTGCCGGTCACGCTCGCCCTGGTCCCGCGCTTCAGCGCCTCGCGATTTTGGGACGAGGTGCGGGAATACGGAGCCACCCATATCCATTTCGTCGGCGGCGTGCTCCAGCTCCTGTTGAAGCAACCGCCAACGGAGAAGGATCGCGACCATGGGGCCAGAACTGCGTGGGGTGGCGGTTGTCCGGTCGGTATCTGGCGTGAATTCGAGGATCGTTTCGGGATCGAGATCCGCGAAGGATACGGGATGACCGAAACCTCGAGCTTCAGTGTGATCAACACTGAAGGCAAGGTGGGCGCCATCGGCAAGGCGGTGGACTATTTCGAGGTCGAAATCGTCGACGAAAACGGTGCTTTGACCGCGCTGCGCGAGGTCGGGGAGATCAGAGTCGCCGAAAACGAGCGCGGGGTTATGGTGGCACGCTACCACAAGGACCCGGAGACGACCGGCAAGACGATCCGAGACGGCTGGCTTTATACCGGGGATATTGCCTATCGGGACGAAGGCGGCTTCATCTTCTTCCTCGGGCGCAAGAAGGACAGCCTCCGTCGTCGTGGCGAGAACATTTCCGCATGGGAGGTCGAGCGGGTGATCAATGATCATCCGTCCGTCGAAGAGAGTGCCCTCATTGGCGTGACGAACGAGTTGGCCGACGAAGATCTGAAGCTCTTCGTCAAGATGAAGCCTGGCCAGGAGCTCACAGCCGCTGAACTCCTGAGGTGGTGCGAACCCCGTCTGGCCTCATTCCAAATCCCGCGCTTCGTCGCCTTCGTCGACGAATTCCGGAAGACGCCAACCCAGCGCATCCAGAAGCAGTTTCTCTCAAAAGCGATCGATGACGGTTGCTTCGATCGTGAGCGGATAATCGCCGCGAATACCTGA
- a CDS encoding SDR family NAD(P)-dependent oxidoreductase — MQLEGKTAIVTGAAQGIGAATAREFIDEGANVVIADVQDQRGAQLADELGERCRYTHCDVGDLDHVTRLVEKTCDWFGGIDVVVSNAGINQNAEILDISEADFDRVLRVNLKGGFLVGQASARKMVAQGRKGVIINMSSINAVVCSPHIVPYAVSKGGLNQLTAVMALGLAKHGIRVNGIGPGSIETELLAQIVNTDPAALKNILSRTPMGRLGQPEEIAKIAVFLASDASSYMTGQTIYADGGRLPLAYTVPVPA; from the coding sequence ATGCAGCTTGAAGGTAAAACAGCAATTGTCACCGGTGCCGCGCAGGGCATCGGTGCCGCGACTGCACGCGAATTCATTGACGAAGGTGCCAACGTCGTCATCGCCGATGTCCAGGATCAGCGTGGCGCCCAGCTCGCCGACGAGCTCGGCGAGCGCTGTCGCTACACCCATTGCGACGTTGGCGACCTCGATCACGTCACGCGCCTCGTCGAGAAGACCTGCGACTGGTTCGGCGGAATCGATGTCGTTGTCAGCAATGCCGGCATCAACCAGAACGCGGAGATTCTGGATATTTCGGAGGCCGATTTCGATCGGGTGTTGCGCGTCAATCTCAAGGGTGGCTTTCTGGTTGGGCAAGCCAGCGCACGCAAGATGGTCGCTCAAGGTCGTAAAGGCGTGATCATCAACATGAGTTCGATCAACGCCGTGGTATGTAGCCCTCATATCGTGCCCTACGCGGTCAGCAAGGGCGGATTGAACCAGCTGACTGCCGTGATGGCTCTCGGCCTTGCCAAGCATGGTATTCGTGTCAACGGCATCGGGCCGGGCAGCATCGAAACGGAGCTGCTCGCGCAGATTGTCAACACCGATCCCGCTGCTCTCAAGAATATCCTGTCACGAACTCCGATGGGTCGTCTCGGCCAGCCCGAGGAGATCGCGAAGATCGCCGTTTTTCTGGCGAGCGATGCTTCGAGCTACATGACCGGCCAGACCATCTACGCGGACGGCGGAAGGCTTCCGCTGGCATACACAGTCCCGGTACCGGCATGA
- a CDS encoding ABC transporter ATP-binding protein, producing MTAIEGASAPMIRLDGIGKTYGDFTALHRTDFSVRRGEFLTLLGPSGSGKSTILNLISGATGVTSGRIFIDGRDVTEVPARERGIGMVFQNYALMPHMNVFDNVAYPLKIRRFPKAEIADKVRDVLARVGLTSFEARKPRQLSGGQQQRVGIARCIVYSPKIILMDEPLGALDKNMRDQMQEEIKRLHTELGTTIVYVTHDQEEALNLSDTVCLMESGRVAQIGPPEELYFSPANTFAAQFIGESNLFDVVSVGDGLLRSSDGAIFRPARSASAEKKVLVRPEKLRIISEERLPTGGVNTLSGEVDHVSFVGGMTRVTARRTNGATFVAKSISERAALRVRPGDWLHVAWDEGDVILLNG from the coding sequence ATGACAGCCATCGAAGGTGCGTCTGCGCCGATGATCAGGCTTGATGGCATCGGCAAGACTTATGGTGATTTTACAGCACTGCATCGCACCGACTTCTCGGTTCGTAGGGGGGAGTTCCTCACGCTTCTGGGACCGAGCGGCTCCGGAAAGAGCACTATCCTCAACTTGATCTCCGGCGCTACGGGAGTGACCTCTGGCCGGATCTTCATCGATGGGCGCGATGTGACCGAGGTGCCGGCACGCGAGCGCGGGATCGGCATGGTCTTCCAGAACTATGCGCTGATGCCGCATATGAACGTCTTCGACAACGTCGCGTATCCCCTGAAGATCAGGCGCTTTCCAAAGGCCGAGATCGCAGACAAGGTTCGCGATGTGCTCGCTCGTGTAGGGCTCACCAGTTTCGAGGCGCGTAAACCGCGCCAGCTCTCCGGCGGCCAGCAGCAACGTGTCGGTATCGCCCGCTGTATCGTCTATTCACCCAAGATCATCCTGATGGACGAGCCTCTCGGCGCGCTCGATAAAAATATGCGCGACCAGATGCAGGAGGAGATCAAGCGTCTTCACACTGAGCTTGGAACTACGATCGTCTATGTGACGCACGATCAGGAGGAGGCGTTGAATTTATCCGATACCGTGTGCCTGATGGAAAGTGGCCGTGTCGCCCAGATTGGGCCTCCGGAAGAGCTTTATTTCTCTCCAGCCAATACGTTCGCGGCGCAATTCATCGGCGAATCCAACCTCTTCGACGTTGTCTCGGTGGGAGACGGTCTGCTTCGCTCGTCGGATGGCGCAATATTCCGGCCGGCGCGATCCGCAAGCGCTGAGAAAAAGGTGCTGGTTCGGCCCGAGAAGCTGCGTATCATTTCCGAAGAGCGTCTGCCAACTGGCGGCGTAAACACGCTTTCGGGCGAAGTCGATCACGTCTCATTTGTCGGGGGTATGACGCGTGTGACCGCGCGCCGGACCAACGGCGCCACTTTCGTCGCCAAGAGCATTTCCGAGCGAGCTGCCCTTCGCGTGCGTCCGGGCGACTGGCTCCACGTTGCATGGGATGAGGGCGACGTAATCCTGCTGAATGGGTAA
- a CDS encoding FAD-binding oxidoreductase has product MSEAFLIALRTIADTLLIEEPTEMQPYLVDWRKRHEGSALAVALPGSTKAVSEIVKLCADYCVPIYPQGGNTSVCGGSVPDMRGNGIVVNLRRMNRILSVNPQDNSLVVEAGCVLANVQEAARATNRLFPMSLGAEGSCQIGGNIATNAGGTAVVRYGNMRDLVLGIEAVLADGTIWNGLRTLRKNNSGYDLKNLFIGSEGTIGIVTAAALKLFPQPRHTVTALVAVASIEDAAQLATDVQNQFPGTVSAVELISESEFALVVTHIQGTANPLSNRAPWYVLVELAGAEAEDVMSDRFMSALEASVNTGAVADATIATSERQRQQLWHIRHHVTEANVKGGMGLTHDIAVPPAKIPVFVRRAEAALASAFSQAVPVVVGHLGDGNLHYIAMFSHADWSATVDKSGCASAVGRLLYDIAFDLGGTFSAEHGIGSIHLREMARYKLAVEVELMKRVKSLFDPAGIMNPGRVLPDSNIG; this is encoded by the coding sequence ATGTCTGAGGCGTTTCTCATCGCACTTCGAACTATCGCGGACACGCTCCTGATCGAGGAGCCGACCGAGATGCAGCCGTATCTCGTCGATTGGCGGAAACGCCACGAAGGGAGCGCATTGGCAGTTGCGCTGCCGGGATCGACCAAGGCCGTTTCCGAGATCGTCAAGCTCTGCGCCGATTATTGCGTACCGATCTATCCACAAGGTGGAAATACGAGCGTCTGTGGCGGATCGGTCCCAGACATGCGAGGCAACGGTATCGTCGTTAACTTGCGCCGAATGAACCGGATCTTGTCGGTCAATCCCCAAGACAACTCATTGGTTGTTGAGGCTGGCTGCGTGCTGGCAAATGTGCAGGAAGCGGCTCGCGCGACGAACCGATTATTCCCGATGAGTCTCGGCGCCGAAGGCTCCTGCCAGATCGGCGGAAATATCGCGACCAACGCCGGAGGAACTGCGGTCGTCCGTTACGGAAATATGCGCGATCTCGTTCTCGGCATCGAGGCGGTACTTGCGGACGGAACAATCTGGAATGGCTTGCGCACGCTGCGCAAGAACAACAGTGGCTATGATCTGAAGAATCTTTTCATCGGTTCGGAGGGAACGATCGGGATCGTCACCGCTGCCGCCCTTAAGCTCTTTCCGCAGCCTCGCCACACGGTCACTGCGCTTGTTGCAGTTGCCTCGATCGAGGATGCAGCACAGCTCGCCACCGACGTTCAGAATCAATTCCCTGGTACGGTGTCTGCCGTCGAATTAATATCCGAGAGCGAGTTCGCGCTTGTCGTCACGCACATTCAAGGCACGGCAAATCCATTGTCCAATCGAGCACCCTGGTATGTTCTGGTAGAGCTGGCGGGCGCCGAAGCCGAAGATGTGATGTCGGATCGGTTTATGTCAGCCTTGGAAGCGTCGGTGAACACAGGAGCTGTCGCCGACGCGACCATCGCCACCAGCGAGCGCCAACGGCAGCAGCTCTGGCACATCCGTCACCATGTCACCGAGGCGAATGTCAAAGGAGGCATGGGCCTGACTCATGATATCGCTGTGCCCCCTGCGAAGATTCCCGTGTTTGTTCGACGCGCCGAGGCGGCCCTAGCGTCGGCATTTTCCCAGGCTGTTCCAGTCGTCGTTGGCCATTTGGGAGACGGCAATCTGCACTACATCGCCATGTTCAGTCACGCTGATTGGTCTGCCACGGTAGACAAGTCCGGATGTGCGAGTGCCGTCGGTCGTCTCCTGTATGACATCGCATTCGATCTTGGGGGCACTTTCAGTGCGGAACACGGGATCGGCTCAATTCATCTGCGGGAGATGGCGCGTTACAAGCTGGCTGTGGAAGTGGAATTGATGAAGAGAGTAAAGTCTCTGTTCGATCCGGCTGGCATCATGAATCCCGGCAGGGTTTTGCCAGACTCCAATATCGGTTGA
- a CDS encoding AraC family ligand binding domain-containing protein, giving the protein MTTRELGPIGDKILFENDEIRVWGLHLQPGERQPWHQHLLPYLVVPITKGKNRMIFDDGRERDTVESPGEVLWREPGIPHELINTSDWEYSNVLIEVKVKA; this is encoded by the coding sequence ATGACCACCCGTGAGCTTGGCCCGATCGGCGACAAGATATTGTTCGAGAACGATGAGATCCGGGTCTGGGGCCTTCATCTCCAGCCCGGCGAGCGTCAGCCATGGCATCAGCATCTGCTCCCCTACCTGGTGGTCCCGATCACCAAGGGCAAGAACAGGATGATTTTCGACGACGGACGCGAACGCGACACCGTCGAATCGCCCGGCGAAGTGTTATGGCGGGAGCCTGGCATTCCACACGAGCTGATCAACACCAGCGACTGGGAGTACAGCAATGTCCTCATCGAAGTGAAGGTCAAGGCTTGA
- a CDS encoding FAD-dependent monooxygenase: protein MKPVLIVGAGPVGLTAALALAFYRIPFLLFEEDGTLSSDTKAGTILTRTLEVFRRYGVADDVLSAALRVDEIGDIERASGKMRPSVETAVLAGDTRYPFVINLPQHHLEPILHRSVEARAPGATHLEHRLVEFTQNAHQVCATFDSPSGRKTFEGSYLLACDGGRSTIRSALNIAIEGETLDARTFLVDIRADLDVATPRDYPYLAYFADPAEWMILVRQPHCWRFLFPLATDAEEPSQHVIADKVRSFIGEVGDFEILNTITYRIHHRIASKWRAGRVFLMGDAAHLITPMWALGLNTGMLDAISLPWRLAWVMRGWADESLLDGYAHEQHPVAAKGSGEMAEAARRYMLGEQRNVKAMSGDRWANAMTRTMLGVRLDVEQTGDWSMVRIEWEPLHVGDRVPDAELHGPDGRPVRLHELIDDTFLCLHFTDPRPRPALPADRPGLRHLLVSRRDAPLDSGLRGRCLLDVGDALRKRLGCMADTIVLIRPDDHVAAILRMGEAIDTIYDRIVRPDAARNLPSATGVHP, encoded by the coding sequence ATGAAACCCGTCTTGATCGTTGGCGCAGGTCCCGTCGGCCTTACTGCCGCATTGGCCCTGGCGTTTTATCGAATCCCTTTCCTGTTGTTTGAAGAGGACGGGACGCTATCGAGCGACACCAAGGCCGGCACCATCCTCACCCGGACGCTGGAAGTCTTCCGTCGCTACGGCGTGGCCGACGATGTGCTATCGGCAGCCCTGCGCGTCGACGAGATCGGCGATATCGAACGCGCGTCCGGCAAGATGCGTCCTTCGGTCGAGACCGCCGTGCTGGCAGGCGACACACGCTACCCCTTCGTCATCAACCTGCCGCAGCACCACCTCGAGCCGATCCTGCACCGCTCGGTAGAGGCGCGCGCGCCAGGCGCAACCCATCTCGAACATCGCCTCGTCGAGTTCACCCAGAACGCCCACCAGGTTTGCGCAACCTTCGACAGCCCTTCCGGCCGCAAGACCTTCGAGGGATCCTACCTCCTCGCCTGCGACGGCGGACGCAGCACTATCCGCTCTGCCCTGAACATTGCCATCGAGGGCGAAACGCTGGACGCGCGCACGTTCCTGGTCGACATCCGGGCCGATCTCGACGTGGCGACGCCACGCGACTATCCTTACCTCGCCTATTTCGCCGATCCGGCCGAGTGGATGATCCTGGTACGCCAGCCGCATTGCTGGCGCTTCCTGTTTCCGCTCGCGACCGACGCCGAAGAGCCTTCGCAGCATGTGATCGCCGACAAGGTGAGGTCGTTCATCGGAGAGGTTGGCGATTTCGAGATCCTCAACACGATCACCTACCGGATTCACCATCGCATTGCGTCGAAGTGGCGCGCCGGACGGGTGTTCCTGATGGGCGACGCGGCACATCTGATCACGCCGATGTGGGCGCTCGGTCTCAATACCGGCATGCTCGATGCGATCAGCCTGCCATGGCGGTTGGCCTGGGTCATGCGTGGTTGGGCGGATGAAAGCCTTCTCGATGGATACGCTCACGAACAGCATCCGGTTGCCGCAAAGGGATCCGGTGAAATGGCCGAGGCCGCCCGCCGCTACATGCTCGGCGAGCAGCGAAACGTGAAGGCAATGTCGGGCGACCGGTGGGCCAATGCGATGACGCGGACCATGCTGGGCGTGCGCCTGGATGTCGAGCAGACCGGCGACTGGTCGATGGTTCGAATAGAATGGGAACCGCTTCATGTGGGCGACCGCGTTCCGGATGCGGAGCTTCATGGCCCCGACGGTCGGCCGGTTCGGCTTCACGAACTCATCGACGATACATTTCTGTGCCTCCACTTCACAGACCCGCGGCCGAGGCCGGCGCTTCCGGCCGATAGGCCCGGACTGAGACATCTGCTGGTGTCCCGAAGGGACGCTCCGCTCGATTCCGGTCTTCGCGGTCGCTGTCTGCTGGATGTCGGCGACGCCTTGCGCAAGCGCCTGGGCTGCATGGCCGATACCATCGTTCTGATCCGGCCGGACGACCATGTCGCGGCGATCCTGCGGATGGGCGAGGCAATCGATACTATCTACGATCGGATTGTCCGACCCGACGCAGCGCGCAACCTCCCATCAGCAACAGGAGTTCATCCATGA
- a CDS encoding SDR family NAD(P)-dependent oxidoreductase — MRARFDFTGGVLVVTGGANGIGRALAEAAAAAGAQVIVLDVDEVAMGAVAGAHPRIAFKRVDVGDRSRVFDAINEIERQFGKIDGLVCAAAIQPRTQVQAMLPEEWARVMRINLDGVVWCYQAVIGGMIARRAGAIVAFSSGLAHQGWPGASAYATTKAGLIAFVKSAAKEVAQHRVRFNLVFPGVVDTPQYRAANAGEDDAAWRRSTGVGHPQDVVGPLLFLLSDAATMTASIISRDTAYSATDDNVG; from the coding sequence ATGCGTGCCCGGTTCGACTTCACTGGCGGAGTGCTTGTCGTAACCGGCGGAGCGAACGGCATCGGCCGTGCTCTTGCGGAGGCAGCCGCCGCAGCCGGTGCCCAGGTGATCGTACTCGACGTCGACGAGGTGGCGATGGGCGCGGTTGCCGGCGCCCATCCGCGGATAGCGTTCAAACGGGTCGACGTCGGGGATCGATCGCGCGTGTTCGATGCCATCAACGAGATCGAGCGGCAGTTCGGCAAGATCGACGGCCTGGTCTGCGCCGCCGCCATTCAGCCACGGACGCAGGTGCAGGCGATGCTGCCCGAGGAGTGGGCGCGCGTGATGCGAATCAATCTCGACGGTGTGGTTTGGTGCTACCAGGCCGTGATCGGCGGCATGATCGCCCGACGGGCTGGCGCGATCGTGGCGTTTTCGTCCGGACTGGCTCATCAGGGATGGCCCGGCGCGTCCGCCTATGCGACCACCAAGGCCGGGCTGATCGCCTTCGTCAAGAGCGCGGCAAAGGAAGTTGCACAGCATCGCGTGCGCTTCAACCTCGTTTTTCCCGGCGTGGTCGACACGCCGCAATATCGCGCAGCCAATGCCGGTGAGGACGATGCCGCTTGGCGGCGCTCGACTGGCGTCGGCCACCCGCAAGACGTGGTCGGCCCCTTGCTCTTCCTGCTGTCGGATGCTGCAACCATGACGGCCTCGATCATCAGCCGCGACACCGCCTATTCCGCAACAGACGATAACGTCGGATGA
- a CDS encoding ABC transporter permease: MRGSLSRIGYPLTGAALIVVAWVMICWIGQLPTVVVPTPDKVVAAFISRFPILLSEGWITFKETLSGFLLAMVVGLPMAVAIANSRPLNLMFYPILIALQSVPKVALAPIVMIWLGTGIESKLVIVWLVAFFPIIVDTTAGLRSTPRELLELARSLRATPLQIFLKIQFPAALPFVMTGAKVAMTLAVIGAVIGEFVSSSEGLGFLLLTATSQLDTPLAFAALFALSMLGVIAYLLVEAVELLVAPWLPPTASGH; this comes from the coding sequence ATGCGCGGCAGCTTGTCCCGGATAGGTTATCCGCTCACCGGCGCGGCGTTGATTGTCGTAGCCTGGGTCATGATCTGCTGGATCGGCCAGCTTCCGACCGTCGTTGTTCCCACACCCGACAAGGTGGTCGCCGCCTTCATCAGCCGCTTCCCGATCCTGCTCAGCGAGGGCTGGATCACCTTCAAGGAGACACTCAGCGGCTTTCTGCTGGCGATGGTGGTCGGGCTGCCGATGGCGGTCGCCATCGCCAATTCCCGCCCACTCAACCTGATGTTCTACCCGATCCTGATCGCGCTGCAGTCCGTCCCCAAGGTTGCGCTGGCTCCGATCGTCATGATCTGGCTCGGCACAGGCATCGAATCGAAGCTCGTGATCGTCTGGCTCGTGGCTTTTTTTCCCATCATCGTGGACACCACCGCCGGGCTCCGCTCGACACCCCGCGAGCTACTGGAGCTGGCGCGCAGCCTGCGCGCCACGCCGCTCCAGATCTTCTTGAAGATTCAATTTCCTGCGGCGCTCCCCTTCGTGATGACCGGCGCGAAGGTGGCGATGACGCTGGCCGTCATTGGCGCGGTGATCGGCGAGTTCGTCAGTTCCAGTGAAGGTCTCGGCTTCCTGCTCCTGACCGCAACCTCGCAACTCGATACACCGCTAGCCTTTGCAGCCCTGTTCGCGCTGTCGATGCTTGGCGTCATTGCCTATCTTCTCGTCGAGGCCGTCGAACTCCTGGTCGCGCCGTGGCTGCCGCCGACCGCATCGGGACACTGA
- a CDS encoding ABC transporter ATP-binding protein, which translates to MTFGSIKNVRKIFSPSDTGRAGGEPVVALDDASFEFTRGELISFLGPSGCGKTTLLRIIAGLIPKTSGSVAIDGREVNEPLGNYGFVFQAPSLMHWRSVLDNVLFPMEILRKNDATARKRATDLLDLVGLSAFMSARPHQLSGGMQQRVALCRALIHQPALLLMDEPFGALDEFTRLEMNDLLLRIRKETNATVLFVTHSISEAIYLSDKVLVFSRRPARVVKEIAVDLPYPRLQQARFQATFTALERLASEALGVIPAASASEVN; encoded by the coding sequence ATGACCTTCGGTTCGATCAAAAACGTCCGCAAGATATTTTCACCGTCTGACACTGGCCGAGCCGGCGGCGAACCAGTAGTCGCGCTCGATGACGCGAGCTTTGAATTTACGCGGGGTGAGCTGATATCCTTCCTCGGGCCAAGCGGTTGCGGAAAGACCACGCTGCTGCGCATCATCGCCGGGCTGATCCCCAAGACCTCGGGCAGCGTTGCGATCGACGGCCGCGAGGTGAACGAACCGCTCGGCAATTACGGCTTCGTGTTTCAGGCGCCGAGCCTGATGCACTGGCGTAGCGTGCTCGACAATGTCCTGTTTCCGATGGAGATCCTGAGAAAGAACGACGCCACCGCCCGCAAGCGGGCGACCGATCTGCTCGATCTTGTCGGGCTGTCCGCATTCATGTCGGCGCGGCCCCATCAACTCTCCGGCGGCATGCAGCAGCGGGTCGCGCTGTGTCGCGCCCTCATCCACCAGCCGGCCCTGCTGCTGATGGACGAGCCGTTCGGCGCGCTCGACGAATTCACCCGATTGGAGATGAACGATCTACTGCTGCGGATCAGGAAAGAGACCAATGCAACGGTGTTGTTCGTGACGCATTCGATTTCCGAGGCGATCTACCTGTCGGACAAGGTGCTGGTTTTCAGCCGGCGTCCCGCGCGCGTGGTCAAGGAGATCGCCGTCGACCTGCCCTATCCACGCCTGCAGCAGGCGCGTTTCCAAGCGACTTTCACAGCATTGGAGCGCCTCGCGAGCGAGGCTCTCGGCGTCATTCCCGCGGCATCCGCAAGCGAGGTTAACTGA
- a CDS encoding ABC transporter substrate-binding protein: MSKIVGFLIAVLLCCVGSPTLAQERDVKFILDFISLGRHAPWYVALNKGYYKEEGLNVSILPSKGTADAIRSVATGTTEFGFIDVPSLVAAGSNAAAVKIVAVNYQKPPYCVFSLDTGANIDTPRKLLNLELGSSTASFIPKIWAAFMEMNGVDSKTLKVVNIDGAARVPMLAARKVSAIDTFIMSEPSIRRALTDAKPVCLFAGDFGLEIYANSIGVNEAFLKQNPELVRKFVRASLRGWKDTFDNPEEAARIQLQYVKALDPQIVVDEINILRRVAISDDVKKYGLGYVSPERMKTTVDFINKNIDVAGDKVTAEQIYVPGFLPDKPIMP, translated from the coding sequence ATGTCGAAAATTGTTGGCTTCTTGATCGCCGTGCTGTTGTGCTGTGTGGGCAGCCCCACGCTTGCCCAGGAGCGGGACGTCAAATTCATTCTCGATTTCATCAGTCTTGGACGTCATGCGCCGTGGTACGTCGCGCTGAACAAGGGCTACTACAAGGAGGAGGGGCTGAACGTCTCGATCCTGCCTTCGAAGGGGACGGCGGACGCCATTCGTTCGGTGGCGACCGGTACCACCGAATTCGGCTTCATCGACGTGCCGAGCCTCGTTGCCGCAGGAAGCAACGCGGCGGCGGTGAAGATCGTCGCGGTGAACTACCAGAAGCCACCCTACTGCGTCTTCAGTCTCGATACCGGCGCCAATATCGATACGCCCAGGAAGTTGCTCAATCTCGAGCTTGGCTCGAGCACGGCCTCCTTCATTCCGAAGATCTGGGCGGCCTTCATGGAGATGAACGGTGTCGACAGCAAGACCCTGAAGGTGGTCAATATCGACGGCGCCGCCCGTGTGCCCATGCTGGCCGCACGAAAGGTTTCCGCGATCGACACTTTCATCATGAGCGAGCCCTCGATCCGCCGCGCGCTTACCGATGCCAAGCCGGTTTGTCTGTTCGCCGGCGATTTCGGTCTCGAGATCTATGCCAATTCCATCGGGGTCAACGAAGCTTTCCTGAAGCAGAATCCCGAACTTGTCAGAAAGTTCGTCAGGGCGTCCTTGCGGGGCTGGAAGGATACGTTTGACAATCCCGAGGAAGCCGCCCGGATCCAGTTGCAGTATGTCAAGGCGCTTGATCCGCAGATCGTCGTCGACGAAATCAACATCCTGCGCCGGGTAGCGATCAGCGATGACGTCAAGAAATATGGCCTCGGCTATGTGTCGCCGGAGCGCATGAAGACCACGGTGGATTTCATCAACAAGAATATCGATGTGGCCGGCGACAAGGTCACTGCCGAGCAGATCTATGTACCGGGCTTCCTGCCGGACAAGCCGATCATGCCATGA